A region from the Saccharomonospora azurea NA-128 genome encodes:
- a CDS encoding LamG-like jellyroll fold domain-containing protein, whose amino-acid sequence MVRRSVSAALRLLTVFVVIVVAAGLVVALPWSNGIGAAEGQLPEQEWGSAEGHSHAVSAESTRSTVEVGEHASQPADGVAPDQRDPEHGLTAAPLRETTVEVREADVPGDPEGFDPATSRLLVEESKPDLQVFANADGTRTLRAYEGRQFYRTTGGWTKIDTTLVSDESGWRTRADSDVKRFAASAGADALATVELDGHSFGFGVADADPVRGEVEGSEVVYAEIRPDADLHVEATPAGAKEAIVLKSPDAPTVWDFPLHLDGLNAEIDDGAVVLRAADGTVQGVIPPGFMEDANVDPNIGEGARSRDVSYELVEDADGTILRVRVDEDWLADPERVFPVVVDPTVSKNANGSTYVMSGFDADYSGDPLLSVGTYNGGGNVAAAYLKFDSISSQLSGHYVLGAKLRMYSAWSYSCDARKVTVHPVTQSWSVSGKKSYPGPSYGSSIAEKSFAYGHSSACSSRWVTIDLGEKGRDLLHGWTHGKPNHGLAVRASTTDSKAWKKFASVASANAPYLEVTSTPYWATYQVGDLISPVSTTDDGIMRVTVKNAGKDTWTPTNGYELGYRIWDAEGNELPYNEWAAWTTMPRNVAPGQSVTVDARVKALPPGTYSVHWDMGLRGKTRFSWHDVPMSKRVVFSVPNQTPMIESASPPSNFNATTLTPTLAVKGRDRDNHPGKDLRYNFKICTDSGADCTESGWQSTPRWTVPEGTLEWSETYVWHGQISDTEDPSPWTLPTYLSTRVPQPAITSHLASTNGVDPGVGNYSTQVTDAVLSVPGPELSVTRTYNSLDPREELAFGSGWATRWDTRVRSEEGTDVVLLTYPDGRQARFGRNSDGSYAAPPGQGLSLVSEEDGWLLRFKNGDRYSFDADGRIVSITDAAGHVQETTYRADGTLERATDVASGRALHFTWADGHVVEVRTEPASSSTWTYTYDGDRLVSVCDPTDACTRYDYGSGSHYPTVVQDANPHAYWRLTETEGPTLGSEVPGFWGSLDGTARGVGLGREAGPLAGTSATAAVFDGSTSYVQLPDDLVRNSAYASVELWFKTTSTTGGVLFSTSHNTPDEVDPKGSMPVLYVGTDGKLHGHFWNNQTEGMVSAGAVNDGLWHHVVLTGAFDTQTLYLDGTAVGSLAGELVNMDPHNFLGVGAVDDRAWPAKPSGPWSYFDGVIAEAAFYQHPLDPVVVAEHYAADTASDRLTKTTRPSGAVEAELTYHEIADRVTTYVDDNGGTRTYGTPTVEGDGFRYASAVRDSTPASYWRMSETEGSDARSNSNMRRGAYHRGSGGRGAGPFPNSFSRTFDGTDSYVQLPDDTLHGARRLSVELWFKTTSDNGGVLLSIADHQPGEPSSGGSMPVLYVGTDGKLHGHFWQGSVAGIESTDTVNDGEWHHAVLTGNVDTQTLYLDGSPIGSLSGTISNHRTHTFVGTGWTPNHSWPAIGSRDWAHFDGSIAQVAVYHHAMDPERVAAHHSVQADRATYVDAVRASRPHSRWGLEDGDTARHAEADAATMVGTYHNVSLGADPVMRGGHAADFDGISSYLSLPDNEIHGRQRLAVELWFKTTSADGGVLFSIADHRPGAATSGGSMPVLYVGTDGKLYGHFWNNSVKGIVSTESVNDGEWHHAVLSADRTRQWLYLDGNLVDHQDGEILNYRAHAFVGTGWTANLPWPNIGERDWAYFDGSIGEVAVYQRPLDSASIAAHYSASTASTKVLTTDPAGQETVYSYDPTRGGRIVSVTLQDAGTTLYEYDKGGFLRRVVDENGHATTYVNDERGNRLSTTRCRDGGSEACYTSYREYFVNPDDPVDPRNDSVTFARDARSTSESDDRYATRYVLHGNGLVSSVREPGATGGLQRTTTHTYTDGSEPAVGGGTQPAWLLETTTDPAGNVTRYAYTSAGDLARVTDPAGMVTEYTHDELGRVMTESVSSAALPEGSATTTYRYDGASRVVEQTDPATTNAVTGVEHQQRTTNVYNPDGTLASTTLSDVAGHDPARTTTYTYDEHGRVHTVTDPEGGVTTTEYDDFGAVVRTVDPVGTEFLTTYTKARHQLATRTVKGFTGDGQPARDVVLESRAYDPAGRLASVTDAMGRTTAYTYYDDDLLASETLLDYTDPSTGETRDVELSTYTYTGTGQVDTHAHGEGRFSSTTVYDNADRPVRRTDREGDDVLREEETTYDDADNVTRVIGRDADGSVHSDVEFTHDELGRETGRTVHTGSESLLTLTHRDEAGLVRSVVDPRGTATGADPEAFTTRFTYDAFGRQITRIAPPVEAESHGNSAVTATPVTTVGYNTFGEEADLKDPNGNVTHTSYDRAGRPIELRQPEYLPPGGDEPITATSALDYDAAGRVVASTDALGQTTTYGYDELGNQRRVTDPPALHGQAGGTWIATYDPLGEVLSTSDPRGTQTHATYDKLGRQITSTVVEKVPEPTRILTTRYTYDELDNVATVTSPGGRVVETTYDDLGNELTVTDGLGNTTTNAYDGAGRLVSSTDATGRGSEIDYDRAGRQLAVSDLGPDGTVERTREFAYDRAGNATRVTDALGSATTYTYDALNQVTSITRPVSDNEAITTSYGYDRAGNITRATDGNGNTTVFTVNAWNAAESTIEPATEQTPEAADRTYTASYDAAGRLAELRKPGGVTISHSYDPQGNLVKQVGSGASVVTQDRVFTYDPAGRMVSASAPNGENTFTYDDRGNLVTASGPSGESSFTYDADGLPTSVTTSAGTSSFSYDAAGRLATALDAATGATLGYDYDEAGRVTGVGYGVGAATRTYGYDELGRIASDTVLGPDGAETTSITYEWDDEDHLVVKHTEGLAGAAENVYGYDRAGRLVSWDDGDAVHTYEWDAAGNLTRDGAVSAVFDERNRLLSKAGVEYSYTPRGTLASRTSDGVSTLVEFNAFDELVADGGTDYRYDALNRLVSAGGRALTYVGSGIKVASDGQGEYTYTPGGLPLGVAQGGVSALAWTDVHTDLVGLVDPGTGALAGSRSFSPFGQRQAEAGTQPALGFQHQYTDPDSGNVNMGARWYQPATGTFASRDTAGLDPRDLSNSNRYAYASADPLANTDPSGYLVVAPVVPIVAVIARSAAVRQVGTRLITRGAAIVGGIIGDWASDLFKPKKIRGIPRPAPQSVPLPQIAWSIWNSLEISRIALLAGFNFPYPSGSRPIGPGETTGRSGSPIGGWGAASAVNPQLLRAFFEQLRRQRLENLVNTPQARPPQTRTVVDSIQEAIDAAKRTIIDLGVIHPEGGEPTPYEPETNHGIDQPGPLPPATAHLDDSCEVGKRPTGDGRRTGSVFVCDGGVDAGLGVMKGSGPVPGIIEVSERVKSTAVFRNYSPSGGPEFVFDPERNIFAVGSPARYLGIDGSPHEQLARGVGANESVVLGGRWSRNSDGSISTDEWSGHYGSRWTPEFREQFVRVMKGYGIDVIHTAW is encoded by the coding sequence ATGGTTCGCCGATCGGTGTCCGCTGCGCTGCGCTTGTTGACCGTGTTCGTGGTCATCGTGGTCGCGGCCGGGCTGGTCGTCGCGTTGCCGTGGAGTAACGGGATCGGGGCGGCTGAGGGGCAACTTCCCGAGCAGGAATGGGGATCGGCGGAGGGACACAGCCACGCGGTGTCCGCCGAGTCCACAAGGTCGACCGTCGAGGTCGGTGAGCACGCATCACAACCTGCCGACGGCGTAGCCCCCGATCAACGGGACCCAGAACACGGCCTCACCGCCGCGCCGCTTCGCGAAACCACTGTGGAGGTGCGCGAAGCCGATGTGCCGGGAGATCCCGAAGGCTTCGATCCGGCCACGAGCCGACTGCTGGTCGAGGAAAGTAAGCCCGACCTGCAGGTCTTCGCGAACGCCGACGGTACCCGAACGCTTCGCGCCTATGAGGGAAGGCAGTTCTACCGCACTACGGGCGGCTGGACCAAAATCGACACCACCCTTGTTTCGGACGAGAGCGGCTGGCGCACCCGTGCCGACTCGGACGTGAAGCGTTTCGCCGCCTCCGCGGGAGCCGATGCGCTCGCGACCGTGGAACTCGACGGGCATTCGTTCGGATTCGGGGTCGCGGACGCCGACCCGGTCCGCGGCGAGGTCGAGGGCAGTGAGGTCGTGTATGCCGAGATCCGACCGGATGCGGACCTCCACGTCGAGGCGACTCCGGCAGGAGCGAAGGAAGCCATCGTCCTCAAATCACCGGACGCCCCCACGGTCTGGGACTTCCCTCTGCACCTCGATGGCTTGAACGCTGAAATCGACGACGGGGCCGTGGTGTTGCGAGCCGCGGACGGCACCGTGCAGGGTGTGATCCCGCCGGGCTTCATGGAGGACGCGAACGTCGATCCGAACATCGGCGAGGGCGCTCGATCACGAGACGTCTCCTACGAACTCGTGGAAGATGCGGACGGGACGATTCTGCGCGTCCGAGTCGACGAGGATTGGTTGGCGGACCCCGAACGGGTTTTCCCGGTCGTGGTGGATCCGACTGTGTCGAAGAACGCGAACGGTTCCACCTACGTGATGTCGGGCTTCGATGCCGACTATTCGGGCGATCCGCTTCTGAGCGTGGGGACGTACAACGGCGGTGGAAACGTCGCGGCGGCCTACCTCAAGTTCGACTCCATCTCCTCGCAGCTGTCAGGGCACTACGTGCTGGGCGCGAAACTGCGTATGTACTCGGCCTGGTCGTACTCGTGTGACGCTCGCAAGGTGACGGTTCATCCGGTCACACAGTCCTGGTCGGTCAGCGGTAAGAAGTCGTATCCCGGGCCCTCGTACGGTTCCTCGATCGCCGAGAAGTCCTTCGCGTATGGCCACAGTTCCGCCTGCTCCTCTCGGTGGGTCACGATCGATCTCGGTGAGAAGGGCCGCGATCTGCTGCACGGGTGGACGCACGGGAAGCCGAACCATGGTCTCGCCGTCCGCGCTTCCACCACGGATTCGAAGGCGTGGAAGAAGTTCGCGAGCGTCGCTTCCGCCAATGCGCCTTACCTGGAGGTGACCTCCACCCCGTATTGGGCGACGTACCAGGTGGGAGACCTGATCTCGCCGGTGAGCACCACAGACGACGGCATCATGCGCGTGACTGTGAAGAACGCGGGCAAGGACACGTGGACACCCACGAACGGTTACGAGCTCGGTTACCGCATCTGGGACGCCGAGGGCAACGAACTGCCGTACAACGAGTGGGCGGCGTGGACCACCATGCCCCGCAACGTGGCCCCGGGCCAGTCTGTCACCGTCGATGCGCGCGTCAAGGCGCTACCGCCGGGCACGTACTCGGTGCACTGGGACATGGGACTTCGGGGAAAGACACGCTTCTCCTGGCACGACGTGCCGATGTCGAAGCGCGTCGTCTTCTCCGTACCCAACCAGACTCCGATGATCGAGTCGGCGTCACCTCCGAGCAACTTCAACGCGACCACCCTCACACCGACCTTGGCTGTGAAGGGTCGGGATCGTGACAACCATCCCGGTAAGGACCTCCGGTACAACTTCAAGATCTGTACCGACTCCGGTGCCGACTGCACGGAGTCGGGTTGGCAGAGCACGCCGCGTTGGACGGTGCCGGAAGGCACACTGGAGTGGAGCGAGACCTACGTCTGGCACGGTCAGATCAGCGACACCGAGGATCCGAGCCCGTGGACGCTTCCGACCTACCTGTCGACGCGCGTCCCGCAGCCCGCGATCACCAGCCATCTCGCCTCGACCAACGGTGTCGATCCTGGTGTGGGCAACTATTCGACCCAGGTCACGGATGCCGTCCTGTCGGTGCCCGGGCCGGAACTGTCGGTGACGCGAACCTATAACAGCCTGGATCCGAGGGAAGAGCTCGCGTTCGGGTCGGGATGGGCGACCCGTTGGGACACGCGGGTGCGGTCCGAGGAGGGCACGGACGTCGTGCTGCTCACCTACCCCGACGGGAGGCAGGCACGGTTCGGTCGGAACTCGGACGGAAGCTACGCCGCGCCACCGGGGCAGGGCCTCAGCCTCGTGTCCGAGGAGGACGGTTGGCTGCTCCGGTTCAAGAACGGGGACAGGTACTCCTTCGACGCGGACGGCAGGATCGTCTCGATCACCGATGCGGCCGGGCACGTCCAGGAGACGACCTACAGGGCAGATGGCACCCTGGAAAGGGCCACCGACGTCGCGTCAGGTCGCGCACTGCACTTCACTTGGGCCGATGGTCATGTGGTCGAGGTGCGGACCGAACCGGCCTCCTCGTCGACGTGGACGTACACCTACGACGGCGACCGTCTCGTGTCCGTGTGTGACCCCACGGACGCCTGCACGCGTTACGACTACGGCAGCGGTTCGCACTACCCGACGGTGGTTCAGGACGCGAACCCGCACGCCTACTGGCGCCTGACCGAAACCGAGGGCCCCACCCTTGGCAGCGAGGTTCCCGGATTTTGGGGAAGCCTCGACGGTACTGCCAGGGGAGTCGGATTGGGCCGGGAGGCCGGGCCATTGGCCGGTACCTCGGCGACAGCAGCGGTGTTCGACGGATCCACCAGCTACGTTCAGCTTCCGGACGATCTGGTGCGCAACTCCGCCTACGCCTCGGTGGAGCTGTGGTTCAAGACGACCTCCACCACGGGTGGTGTGCTGTTCTCGACGAGCCACAACACGCCGGACGAGGTCGACCCGAAGGGGTCGATGCCGGTTCTGTACGTGGGTACCGACGGCAAGCTGCACGGTCATTTCTGGAACAACCAGACCGAAGGCATGGTCAGTGCCGGTGCGGTGAACGACGGTCTGTGGCACCACGTCGTGCTCACGGGCGCCTTCGACACCCAGACCCTCTATCTCGACGGCACGGCGGTCGGCTCGCTGGCCGGCGAGCTCGTCAACATGGACCCGCACAACTTCCTCGGTGTGGGGGCGGTCGACGACCGCGCTTGGCCCGCCAAGCCATCAGGGCCGTGGAGTTACTTCGACGGAGTCATCGCAGAAGCGGCGTTCTACCAACACCCGCTCGATCCCGTCGTGGTGGCCGAGCACTACGCCGCCGACACCGCCTCCGATCGCCTCACGAAGACCACCCGCCCTTCCGGCGCGGTCGAGGCTGAACTGACGTACCACGAGATCGCCGACCGCGTCACCACCTACGTCGACGACAATGGCGGCACCCGGACCTACGGCACGCCCACCGTCGAAGGCGACGGTTTCCGGTACGCCTCGGCAGTGCGGGATTCAACGCCCGCCAGTTACTGGCGGATGTCCGAGACCGAAGGCAGTGACGCACGGTCGAATTCGAACATGCGACGGGGCGCCTACCACCGAGGCAGTGGTGGGCGAGGTGCTGGCCCCTTCCCGAACAGCTTCTCACGGACATTCGACGGGACCGACAGCTATGTGCAGCTGCCCGACGACACCCTTCATGGCGCTCGTCGGCTCTCGGTGGAGTTGTGGTTCAAGACGACCTCGGACAACGGCGGGGTGTTGCTCTCCATCGCGGATCACCAGCCCGGTGAACCGTCGTCGGGTGGGTCGATGCCGGTGCTGTACGTGGGCACGGACGGCAAGCTCCACGGGCACTTCTGGCAGGGAAGCGTCGCTGGAATCGAGAGCACGGACACCGTCAACGACGGCGAGTGGCACCATGCGGTGCTCACCGGCAACGTTGACACCCAGACGCTCTATCTCGACGGGAGCCCGATCGGTTCGCTCTCCGGAACGATCTCGAACCATCGGACGCATACCTTCGTCGGCACCGGTTGGACACCGAACCACTCCTGGCCTGCGATCGGCAGCCGCGATTGGGCTCATTTCGACGGGTCGATCGCCCAGGTGGCGGTGTACCACCACGCGATGGACCCCGAGCGGGTCGCTGCTCACCACTCCGTACAAGCTGACCGCGCCACCTACGTCGATGCTGTGCGCGCCAGTCGGCCACACAGCCGATGGGGACTGGAAGACGGCGACACAGCCCGGCATGCCGAAGCCGATGCGGCGACGATGGTCGGCACCTATCACAACGTGTCGCTCGGCGCCGACCCGGTGATGCGCGGCGGGCACGCCGCAGACTTCGACGGAATCTCGAGCTATCTGAGCCTGCCTGACAACGAAATCCACGGTCGGCAACGTCTCGCGGTGGAGTTGTGGTTCAAGACGACGTCGGCCGACGGTGGTGTGCTCTTCTCGATCGCTGATCACCGACCCGGGGCGGCGACGTCCGGCGGCTCCATGCCGGTCCTCTATGTGGGCACGGACGGCAAACTCTACGGACACTTCTGGAACAACTCGGTCAAGGGAATCGTCTCCACCGAGTCGGTCAACGACGGCGAATGGCACCATGCCGTGCTCTCGGCCGACCGCACACGCCAGTGGCTTTACCTCGACGGCAACCTGGTCGATCACCAGGACGGCGAGATCCTGAACTACCGGGCACACGCGTTCGTCGGTACCGGATGGACAGCCAACCTCCCCTGGCCCAACATCGGGGAGCGCGACTGGGCCTACTTCGACGGGTCGATCGGCGAAGTGGCTGTCTACCAGCGGCCGCTGGATTCGGCGAGCATCGCCGCGCATTACTCGGCCAGCACTGCCTCCACCAAGGTGCTGACCACCGATCCGGCCGGCCAGGAAACGGTCTACAGCTACGACCCCACCCGTGGGGGGCGAATCGTGTCCGTCACGCTGCAGGACGCGGGCACGACGCTGTACGAGTACGACAAGGGCGGGTTCCTCCGTCGGGTCGTGGACGAGAACGGTCACGCGACCACCTACGTCAACGACGAACGAGGAAACCGTTTGTCGACGACACGCTGCCGCGACGGCGGCAGCGAAGCCTGCTACACCAGTTACCGGGAATACTTCGTCAATCCCGACGACCCCGTGGATCCCCGTAACGACAGCGTCACGTTCGCTCGGGATGCCCGGTCGACCTCAGAATCCGACGATCGGTATGCCACCCGGTACGTCCTCCACGGCAACGGGCTTGTCTCGTCGGTGCGGGAACCGGGTGCCACCGGAGGTCTGCAGCGCACGACCACCCACACCTACACCGACGGATCGGAGCCCGCTGTCGGGGGCGGCACCCAGCCTGCCTGGTTGCTCGAAACCACCACCGATCCGGCGGGCAACGTCACCCGCTACGCCTACACCAGCGCCGGTGACCTCGCACGGGTCACCGACCCCGCGGGCATGGTCACCGAGTACACCCACGACGAACTCGGTCGGGTGATGACGGAGTCCGTCAGCTCGGCAGCGTTGCCGGAAGGCTCGGCGACCACGACCTACCGCTACGACGGCGCATCGCGGGTGGTGGAGCAGACCGATCCTGCCACCACGAACGCCGTGACCGGCGTCGAACACCAGCAGCGCACCACGAACGTCTACAACCCGGACGGCACGCTGGCGTCCACGACGCTGTCCGACGTGGCCGGCCACGATCCCGCCCGCACCACCACCTACACCTACGACGAGCACGGCCGCGTGCACACCGTCACCGACCCCGAGGGCGGTGTGACCACCACGGAGTACGACGACTTCGGTGCGGTGGTGCGGACCGTGGACCCGGTGGGTACCGAGTTCCTCACCACCTACACCAAGGCTCGTCACCAGTTGGCGACTCGCACGGTGAAGGGCTTCACCGGCGACGGACAGCCAGCGCGGGACGTGGTTCTGGAGTCCCGCGCCTACGACCCGGCGGGCCGGCTGGCCAGCGTCACCGACGCGATGGGCCGCACCACCGCGTACACGTACTACGACGACGACCTGCTCGCCTCGGAGACACTGCTCGACTACACCGATCCGAGCACGGGCGAGACACGCGACGTCGAACTCTCCACGTACACCTACACCGGTACGGGACAGGTCGACACCCACGCTCACGGCGAGGGCCGGTTCTCCTCCACCACCGTCTACGACAACGCCGACCGGCCGGTGCGACGCACCGACCGCGAAGGCGACGACGTGCTGCGTGAGGAGGAGACCACCTACGACGACGCCGACAACGTCACGCGCGTCATCGGCCGCGACGCGGACGGCTCCGTGCACAGCGACGTGGAGTTCACTCACGACGAACTCGGCCGGGAGACCGGTCGCACCGTGCACACCGGGTCCGAGTCGCTGCTCACCCTGACCCACCGCGACGAGGCCGGTCTCGTACGGTCGGTGGTCGATCCGCGTGGGACGGCGACCGGAGCAGACCCGGAGGCGTTCACCACCCGCTTCACCTACGACGCATTCGGCAGGCAGATCACCCGAATCGCGCCGCCGGTGGAGGCCGAGTCCCACGGCAACTCAGCGGTGACCGCGACCCCTGTCACCACGGTCGGCTACAACACCTTCGGTGAGGAAGCCGACCTGAAGGACCCGAACGGCAACGTCACGCACACCAGTTACGACCGAGCCGGACGACCGATCGAGCTCCGCCAACCGGAGTACCTGCCTCCCGGCGGGGACGAACCGATCACTGCCACGTCCGCGCTGGACTACGACGCGGCAGGACGTGTGGTCGCGAGTACGGACGCACTCGGACAGACCACCACCTACGGTTACGACGAGCTCGGTAACCAACGGCGGGTCACCGATCCGCCCGCGCTGCACGGTCAGGCCGGCGGCACGTGGATCGCGACGTACGACCCGCTGGGCGAGGTTCTGTCCACGAGCGATCCGCGAGGCACGCAAACCCACGCCACCTACGACAAGCTCGGCAGGCAGATCACGAGCACCGTGGTGGAGAAGGTTCCGGAACCGACGCGCATCCTCACCACTCGTTACACCTACGACGAGCTGGACAACGTCGCCACCGTCACCAGCCCGGGCGGTCGTGTCGTCGAGACCACCTACGACGATCTCGGCAACGAACTGACCGTCACCGACGGGCTGGGCAACACCACCACGAACGCCTACGACGGCGCGGGTCGCCTGGTGTCGAGCACGGATGCCACCGGGCGCGGCAGCGAGATCGACTACGACCGAGCGGGACGTCAGCTGGCGGTGTCGGATCTCGGTCCCGACGGCACGGTGGAGCGCACTCGGGAGTTCGCCTACGACCGGGCGGGCAACGCGACTCGGGTGACGGACGCGCTGGGTTCCGCCACCACCTACACCTACGACGCGCTGAACCAGGTCACGTCGATCACGCGTCCGGTCTCGGACAATGAGGCGATCACCACGAGCTACGGCTACGACCGGGCCGGCAATATCACTCGCGCCACCGACGGCAACGGCAACACCACGGTGTTCACCGTCAACGCGTGGAACGCGGCCGAGTCGACGATCGAACCGGCCACCGAGCAGACCCCGGAGGCGGCCGACCGCACCTACACGGCGAGCTACGACGCGGCGGGGCGGCTGGCGGAGCTGCGTAAGCCGGGCGGGGTGACGATCTCCCACAGCTACGACCCGCAGGGCAACCTCGTCAAGCAGGTCGGCAGCGGGGCGAGCGTGGTGACGCAGGACCGGGTGTTCACCTACGACCCGGCGGGGCGGATGGTGTCGGCGTCGGCGCCGAACGGCGAGAACACCTTCACCTACGACGACCGCGGCAACCTCGTCACGGCCTCGGGACCGTCGGGGGAGTCGAGCTTCACCTACGACGCCGACGGTCTGCCAACCAGTGTCACCACGTCGGCCGGTACGAGTTCGTTCTCCTACGACGCGGCGGGCAGGCTCGCCACCGCCCTCGACGCGGCCACGGGCGCGACGCTGGGCTACGACTACGACGAGGCCGGGCGCGTTACCGGCGTCGGATACGGCGTCGGCGCCGCGACGCGGACGTATGGATACGACGAGCTGGGTCGCATTGCGTCCGACACCGTGCTGGGGCCTGACGGCGCGGAGACCACGTCGATCACTTACGAGTGGGACGACGAGGACCATTTGGTCGTCAAGCACACCGAGGGCCTTGCTGGTGCGGCGGAGAACGTTTACGGCTATGACCGTGCGGGTCGGTTGGTGTCGTGGGACGACGGCGATGCGGTGCACACCTATGAGTGGGATGCGGCGGGGAATCTGACGCGTGACGGCGCGGTTTCGGCGGTGTTCGACGAGCGGAACCGGTTGTTGTCGAAGGCGGGTGTCGAGTATTCGTACACGCCGCGGGGGACGTTGGCGTCGCGCACGAGTGATGGTGTGTCGACGTTGGTGGAGTTCAACGCGTTCGACGAGTTGGTCGCCGATGGCGGTACCGACTACCGCTATGACGCGTTGAACCGGTTGGTCAGCGCCGGTGGTCGCGCACTGACCTATGTGGGGTCAGGGATCAAGGTCGCCTCGGATGGTCAGGGCGAGTACACGTACACGCCGGGTGGGTTGCCGTTGGGGGTGGCCCAGGGTGGTGTGTCGGCGTTGGCGTGGACGGATGTGCACACCGATCTGGTGGGGTTGGTCGATCCGGGTACGGGTGCGTTGGCGGGTTCGCGGTCGTTCAGCCCGTTCGGGCAGCGGCAAGCTGAGGCGGGAACGCAGCCGGCGTTGGGTTTTCAGCATCAGTACACCGACCCCGACAGTGGCAACGTGAACATGGGTGCGCGGTGGTATCAGCCGGCCACGGGCACGTTCGCCAGCCGCGACACCGCAGGCCTGGACCCACGAGACCTCAGCAACAGCAACCGCTACGCCTATGCGAGCGCAGATCCGCTGGCGAATACCGACCCCAGCGGGTACCTCGTCGTTGCGCCGGTGGTTCCTATTGTTGCCGTTATAGCCAGGTCAGCAGCGGTGCGGCAAGTAGGTACAAGACTGATTACGCGCGGTGCTGCGATCGTGGGCGGGATCATCGGTGACTGGGCGTCTGATCTGTTCAAGCCGAAGAAAATCAGAGGGATACCGCGCCCGGCGCCTCAGTCAGTTCCGCTTCCGCAAATAGCCTGGTCAATCTGGAACTCGCTCGAAATTTCGCGAATTGCATTGTTGGCGGGTTTCAACTTCCCTTATCCGTCGGGGAGCAGGCCGATCGGACCCGGGGAGACGACTGGTCGGAGTGGGTCACCTATTGGTGGATGGGGGGCGGCTAGCGCTGTTAATCCCCAGCTTCTCAGAGCGTTCTTCGAACAGCTTCGCCGCCAGAGGCTCGAAAACCTGGTCAACACACCACAAGCACGACCGCCACAAACACGAACTGTCGTCGACAGCATTCAGGAAGCGATCGACGCCGCCAAGCGAACGATCATCGACCTCGGCGTCATCCACCCAGAAGGCGGAGAACCGACCCCCTACGAACCAGAAACCAACCACGGAATCGACCAACCCGGCCCCCTACCACCAGCCACAGCACACCTCGACGACTCATGCGAAGTTGGTAAACGCCCTACGGGGGACGGCCGGAGAACCGGAAGCGTCTTCGTATGTGATGGCGGTGTTGATGCCGGCCTGGGCGTTATGAAGGGTTCTGGGCCCGTTCCTGGAATTATCGAAGTTAGTGAACGAGTGAAGTCTACGGCGGTTTTTCGGAATTATAGCCCGTCTGGTGGTCCCGAATTTGTCTTCGATCCGGAACGGAATATATTCGCAGTCGGTAGTCCGGCACGATATCTTGGTATCGATGGTAGTCCGCACGAACAGCTCGCTCGGGGAGTCGGAGCTAATGAGTCTGTTGTTCTCGGTGGGAGGTGGTCGAGGAACTCTGATGGTAGTATCTCGACTGACGAGTGGAGTGGGCACTATGGAAGTAGATGGACGCCCGAGTTTCGCGAGCAGTTTGTTCGAGTGATGAAGGGTTACGGCATCGATGTCATTCATACCGCCTGGTGA